A segment of the Chryseobacterium scophthalmum genome:
ATTTACTTTGATGAAATCTGAATTGAAAATATTAACCAGTTTTTCAGAAACTTCGTCTTCCACTGTTGCTACGGTAAGATAAGAAAGTCTTTCCATTGCAACCTCTTCAGCGTGACACGGTCCTGCAATGACTGCCTGATTTCTGAATCCTATCTGAAATTCTTCTTTTAAATAATGTGCAACCACATCATTCACTTTTGGAATAATTCCTTTAATTGCAGAAACAAAAATTTTGTCTTTATACTCACACGTCATTTTATCTAAAGTATCTGAAAGATAAATAGATGGAGTTGCCAAAACAACAACGTCACAAGCTGTCACCAACTCGTTGACATCGGTTGTTAATTTTAAATTTTTAAGATTGAAATTAACTGCAGTAAGATATGTAGGATTGTGCCCACGCAGTTCAATTGCTCCTTTTACAAACTCATTTCTAACACACCAATGCACGGTTTTGCAATTTTCAACAAGCATTTTTACAATTGCTGTTGCAAAACTTCCGCTACCAACAACGCCAACTGTAACGTCATTTTTGGTTTTTTTAGAAGTAGATTCTGAGTTGGTTTTCTTTTTCGCCATAATTGAAATGTGATTTGCAAATATATTAAAACCGAGAAATATCGAAACTTTATATCACCCAACATCAATCATTTTTTGAAAAATTTAACACTCTTGCACAATTAAATATCTAAAAATACGTTTATTACAATAATTTCTAAATTTTTGTTAAGAATAATACTTAAAGTTTATTTTTACCTAAATTTGCACCCTTAAAACCTTTTTAAATTCTAAGAGAAAGAAAAATGAAGAAATTTTTAGGCAGCAAAAAGAAAGTAACAGTTCTTATTGGAGGACTTTCACTGATCGTTTTTGCACAAAGTATTTTCATTGCCAAATTGTTTTCGGAGAAAGATGACAAAAACTATGAAGTAAATTTGGTAAAAATAAATACAGAAAAAGACAGCGTTGATTATCTGAAAATGAAAACAGATCTTGGCTTGGTAGATCAAACGGTTTCTCAACTGAATTCTTTTCTAAAATCAAAAGATATTAAGAACGAAAAGTTGATGGTTCTTGATAACGACAGTATTTCAAACTCAATTTATCTGGCAAAACAATCAAACAGATACAGCCAATATCTGATGGATCTGCAGAAAAAACTAATGCAAGTTCCTTTAGGAATGCCTACTGAAGGCTATATTTCATCAAACTTCGGAATCAGAAAAAATCCTATTCCTTTTAAAACAGTTTATGCATCTGTAAAACCTACTTCAGCTCCAGTCGCTGTCGCAGCAACTCCAAAGCCTG
Coding sequences within it:
- a CDS encoding NAD(P)H-dependent glycerol-3-phosphate dehydrogenase encodes the protein MAKKKTNSESTSKKTKNDVTVGVVGSGSFATAIVKMLVENCKTVHWCVRNEFVKGAIELRGHNPTYLTAVNFNLKNLKLTTDVNELVTACDVVVLATPSIYLSDTLDKMTCEYKDKIFVSAIKGIIPKVNDVVAHYLKEEFQIGFRNQAVIAGPCHAEEVAMERLSYLTVATVEDEVSEKLVNIFNSDFIKVNSSKDILGNEYSAILKNIFAIGAGIASGLGYGDNFTAVFVSNAIREMETFLEAIYEAPRDVNESAYLGDLLVTAYSLFSRNRNLGNLIGKGYTVKSAIQSMNMVAEGYYAADSIYKTAKQKKLELPIIDTVYGILYEGKNAEKQFRKLTAKLN
- a CDS encoding peptidoglycan DD-metalloendopeptidase family protein, translated to MKKFLGSKKKVTVLIGGLSLIVFAQSIFIAKLFSEKDDKNYEVNLVKINTEKDSVDYLKMKTDLGLVDQTVSQLNSFLKSKDIKNEKLMVLDNDSISNSIYLAKQSNRYSQYLMDLQKKLMQVPLGMPTEGYISSNFGIRKNPIPFKTVYASVKPTSAPVAVAATPKPEVKAEPVEKIIEVTDSYGNKREIKVMVTPKTASTTSAAPTTSNAKNVAVSKAPTEKNNPPAEADQMQFHKGLDIAVPFGSDVVATAAGTVIFSGQKGGYGNCVIVSHGNGLATLYGHLSQLVAKTNEKVKVGQVIAKSGNSGRSTGPHLHYEVHKNNAPVNPKLFMSL